The Medicago truncatula cultivar Jemalong A17 chromosome 4, MtrunA17r5.0-ANR, whole genome shotgun sequence genome includes a region encoding these proteins:
- the LOC11444344 gene encoding ubiquitin-conjugating enzyme E2 2 isoform X1, translated as MSTPARKRLMRDFKRLQHDPPAGISGAPQDNNIMLWNAVIFGPDDTPWDGGTFKLSLQFSEDYPNKPPTVRFVSRMFHPNIYADGSICLDILQNQWSPIYDVAAILTSIQSLLCDPNPNSPANSEAARMFSENKREYNRRVREVVEQSWTAD; from the exons ATGTCGACTCCGGCTAGGAAGAGACTGATGAGAGATTTCAAGAGATTGCAACATGACCCACCTGCTGGAATCAGTGGTGCACCTCAGGATAACAACATCATGTTGTGGAATGCTGTTATATTTGG TCCTGATGATACTCCATGGGATGGAG GCACGTTTAAGTTGAGTCTTCAATTTTCCGAGGATTATCCGAACAAGCCACCCACTGTACGATTTGTCTCCCGAATGTTTCATCCAAACA TTTATGCAGATGGAAGTATTTGTCTGGATATATTGCAAAATCAGTGGAGTCCTATATACGATGTTGCTGCGATTCTCACTTCTATCCAG TCATTGCTTTGTGATCCCAACCCAAATTCTCCTGCAAACTCTGAAGCGGCTCGAATGTTCAGTGAGAACAAGCGTGAGTACAATCGAAGAGTGCGGGAAGTTGTGGAGCAGAGTTGGACAGCTGACTAA
- the LOC11444344 gene encoding ubiquitin-conjugating enzyme E2 2 isoform X2 has protein sequence MTHLLESVVHLRITTSCCGMLLYLVYEWISNFSAFLSALDCSPDDTPWDGGTFKLSLQFSEDYPNKPPTVRFVSRMFHPNIYADGSICLDILQNQWSPIYDVAAILTSIQSLLCDPNPNSPANSEAARMFSENKREYNRRVREVVEQSWTAD, from the exons ATGACCCACCTGCTGGAATCAGTGGTGCACCTCAGGATAACAACATCATGTTGTGGAATGCTGTTATATTTGG TATATGAATGGATAAGCAATTTCTCTGCTTTCTTGTCTGCTTTGGATTGCAGTCCTGATGATACTCCATGGGATGGAG GCACGTTTAAGTTGAGTCTTCAATTTTCCGAGGATTATCCGAACAAGCCACCCACTGTACGATTTGTCTCCCGAATGTTTCATCCAAACA TTTATGCAGATGGAAGTATTTGTCTGGATATATTGCAAAATCAGTGGAGTCCTATATACGATGTTGCTGCGATTCTCACTTCTATCCAG TCATTGCTTTGTGATCCCAACCCAAATTCTCCTGCAAACTCTGAAGCGGCTCGAATGTTCAGTGAGAACAAGCGTGAGTACAATCGAAGAGTGCGGGAAGTTGTGGAGCAGAGTTGGACAGCTGACTAA